The following proteins come from a genomic window of Phoenix dactylifera cultivar Barhee BC4 unplaced genomic scaffold, palm_55x_up_171113_PBpolish2nd_filt_p 000311F, whole genome shotgun sequence:
- the LOC103719716 gene encoding putative S-adenosyl-L-methionine-dependent methyltransferase MMAR_1595 isoform X2 has translation MARLENLIRPPMRCGAVAKRSIFPSLPAAGFARGRKWGKAGRMTLAIAARLGREDPDLLLRAALRAASLRFQETLRPDPLFVDPYACCLLSPISGHWDMEEQPPVLTTTLSPCHYRLATKFLDDKLLSLASSMDKVRQIVLLTDGMDTRPYRLSWPQPSIIYDVSPESVFKVASQRLKGAGAKISRNCMLVHVPLESSDLQAILCEKGFKGDKPSLWVLQGLPLLTSTGLNDILFAISNLAMKGSFLIGELPLCFLGTEIGDMPAAQKYMEKLFISHGFRADAFDYGEIAKNMLLEPPSGAYKNVLFIAEQLRLSDSQMESWWMHFERMEEEGDEEGFEEL, from the exons ATGGCTCGGCTCGAGAACCTCATCCGCCCGCCGATGCGATGCGGCGCGGTGGCGAAGCGCTCCATCTTCCCCTCTCTGCCGGCCGCCGGCTTCGCTCGGGGAAGGAAGTGGGGGAAAGCCGGCCGAATGACCCTTGCTATCGCTGCCAGGCTTGGCCGCGAGGACCCCGATTTGCTCCTCCGAGCAGCTCTCAGGGCCGCGTCCCTTCGATTCCAAGAGACCCTTCGACCAG ATCCTCTTTTCGTTGATCCATATGCCTGCTGCCTTCTTTCCCCTATCAGTGGTCATTGGGATATGGAGGAACAACCTCCAGTTTTAACAACTACACTATCTCCATGTCACTATAGGTTAGCAACAAAATTCCTTGATGACAAATTGCTTAGTTTGGCGAGCAGTATGGACAAAGTGAGGCAG ATTGTTTTGTTGACAGATGGTATGGACACCCGCCCATATAGGCTGAGTTGGCCTCAGCCATCCATTATATATGATGTCTCTCCAGAAAGTGTCTTCAAGGTAGCATCTCAAAGGCTTAAAG GTGCTGGAGCTAAAATTTCAAGAAACTGCATGCTAGTCCATGTTCCTCTGGAGTCTTCTGATTTACAGGCAATTTTGTGTGAGAAAGGCTTTAAAGGTGACAAACCAAGTTTATGGGTGCTTCAG GGGCTACCGCTGTTGACTTCAACAGGCTTGAATGACATTTTGTTTGCCATCAGCAATTTAGCCATGAAAGGAAGCTTTTTAATTGGAGAATTGCCCCTCTGTTTTCTGGGGACTGAAATTGGAGACATG CCTGCAGCGCAGAAGTATATGGAAAAACTTTTTATAAGTCATGGTTTCAGAGCTGATGCATTTGACTATGGTGAAATTGCAAAAAACATGCTCTTGGAACCTCCATCAGGAGCTTACAAGAATGTCCTTTTCATTGCAGAACAGTTGCGGCTATCTGATTCTCAG ATGGAGAGCTGGTGGATGCACTTTGAAAGGATGGAAGAAGAGGGGGATGAAGAAGGATTTGAAGAACTTTAG
- the LOC103719716 gene encoding putative S-adenosyl-L-methionine-dependent methyltransferase MMAR_1595 isoform X3, translated as MARLENLIRPPMRCGAVAKRSIFPSLPAAGFARGRKWGKAGRMTLAIAARLGREDPDLLLRAALRAASLRFQETLRPDPLFVDPYACCLLSPISGHWDMEEQPPVLTTTLSPCHYRLATKFLDDKLLSLASSMDKVRQIVLLTDGMDTRPYRLSWPQPSIIYDVSPESVFKVASQRLKGAGAKISRNCMLVHVPLESSDLQAILCEKGFKGDKPSLWVLQGLPLLTSTGLNDILFAISNLAMKGSFLIGELPLCFLGTEIGDMPAAQKYMEKLFISHGFRADAFDYGEIAKNMLLEPPSGAYKNVLFIAEQLRLSDSQNY; from the exons ATGGCTCGGCTCGAGAACCTCATCCGCCCGCCGATGCGATGCGGCGCGGTGGCGAAGCGCTCCATCTTCCCCTCTCTGCCGGCCGCCGGCTTCGCTCGGGGAAGGAAGTGGGGGAAAGCCGGCCGAATGACCCTTGCTATCGCTGCCAGGCTTGGCCGCGAGGACCCCGATTTGCTCCTCCGAGCAGCTCTCAGGGCCGCGTCCCTTCGATTCCAAGAGACCCTTCGACCAG ATCCTCTTTTCGTTGATCCATATGCCTGCTGCCTTCTTTCCCCTATCAGTGGTCATTGGGATATGGAGGAACAACCTCCAGTTTTAACAACTACACTATCTCCATGTCACTATAGGTTAGCAACAAAATTCCTTGATGACAAATTGCTTAGTTTGGCGAGCAGTATGGACAAAGTGAGGCAG ATTGTTTTGTTGACAGATGGTATGGACACCCGCCCATATAGGCTGAGTTGGCCTCAGCCATCCATTATATATGATGTCTCTCCAGAAAGTGTCTTCAAGGTAGCATCTCAAAGGCTTAAAG GTGCTGGAGCTAAAATTTCAAGAAACTGCATGCTAGTCCATGTTCCTCTGGAGTCTTCTGATTTACAGGCAATTTTGTGTGAGAAAGGCTTTAAAGGTGACAAACCAAGTTTATGGGTGCTTCAG GGGCTACCGCTGTTGACTTCAACAGGCTTGAATGACATTTTGTTTGCCATCAGCAATTTAGCCATGAAAGGAAGCTTTTTAATTGGAGAATTGCCCCTCTGTTTTCTGGGGACTGAAATTGGAGACATG CCTGCAGCGCAGAAGTATATGGAAAAACTTTTTATAAGTCATGGTTTCAGAGCTGATGCATTTGACTATGGTGAAATTGCAAAAAACATGCTCTTGGAACCTCCATCAGGAGCTTACAAGAATGTCCTTTTCATTGCAGAACAGTTGCGGCTATCTGATTCTCAG AACTATTAG
- the LOC103719716 gene encoding putative S-adenosyl-L-methionine-dependent methyltransferase Mjls_1071 isoform X4, translated as MRRGGEALHLPLSAGRRLRSGKEVGESRPNDPCYRCQAWPRGPRFAPPSSSQGRVPSIPRDPSTRLATKFLDDKLLSLASSMDKVRQIVLLTDGMDTRPYRLSWPQPSIIYDVSPESVFKVASQRLKGAGAKISRNCMLVHVPLESSDLQAILCEKGFKGDKPSLWVLQGLPLLTSTGLNDILFAISNLAMKGSFLIGELPLCFLGTEIGDMPAAQKYMEKLFISHGFRADAFDYGEIAKNMLLEPPSGAYKNVLFIAEQLRLSDSQRECWQVCGMIQQLDNKDAQKMESWWMHFERMEEEGDEEGFEEL; from the exons ATGCGGCGCGGTGGCGAAGCGCTCCATCTTCCCCTCTCTGCCGGCCGCCGGCTTCGCTCGGGGAAGGAAGTGGGGGAAAGCCGGCCGAATGACCCTTGCTATCGCTGCCAGGCTTGGCCGCGAGGACCCCGATTTGCTCCTCCGAGCAGCTCTCAGGGCCGCGTCCCTTCGATTCCAAGAGACCCTTCGACCAG GTTAGCAACAAAATTCCTTGATGACAAATTGCTTAGTTTGGCGAGCAGTATGGACAAAGTGAGGCAG ATTGTTTTGTTGACAGATGGTATGGACACCCGCCCATATAGGCTGAGTTGGCCTCAGCCATCCATTATATATGATGTCTCTCCAGAAAGTGTCTTCAAGGTAGCATCTCAAAGGCTTAAAG GTGCTGGAGCTAAAATTTCAAGAAACTGCATGCTAGTCCATGTTCCTCTGGAGTCTTCTGATTTACAGGCAATTTTGTGTGAGAAAGGCTTTAAAGGTGACAAACCAAGTTTATGGGTGCTTCAG GGGCTACCGCTGTTGACTTCAACAGGCTTGAATGACATTTTGTTTGCCATCAGCAATTTAGCCATGAAAGGAAGCTTTTTAATTGGAGAATTGCCCCTCTGTTTTCTGGGGACTGAAATTGGAGACATG CCTGCAGCGCAGAAGTATATGGAAAAACTTTTTATAAGTCATGGTTTCAGAGCTGATGCATTTGACTATGGTGAAATTGCAAAAAACATGCTCTTGGAACCTCCATCAGGAGCTTACAAGAATGTCCTTTTCATTGCAGAACAGTTGCGGCTATCTGATTCTCAG AGGGAGTGCTGGCAAGTGTGCGGGATGATCCAGCAATTGGATAACAAGGATGCCCAGAAG ATGGAGAGCTGGTGGATGCACTTTGAAAGGATGGAAGAAGAGGGGGATGAAGAAGGATTTGAAGAACTTTAG
- the LOC103719716 gene encoding putative S-adenosyl-L-methionine-dependent methyltransferase MMAR_1595 isoform X1 produces MARLENLIRPPMRCGAVAKRSIFPSLPAAGFARGRKWGKAGRMTLAIAARLGREDPDLLLRAALRAASLRFQETLRPDPLFVDPYACCLLSPISGHWDMEEQPPVLTTTLSPCHYRLATKFLDDKLLSLASSMDKVRQIVLLTDGMDTRPYRLSWPQPSIIYDVSPESVFKVASQRLKGAGAKISRNCMLVHVPLESSDLQAILCEKGFKGDKPSLWVLQGLPLLTSTGLNDILFAISNLAMKGSFLIGELPLCFLGTEIGDMPAAQKYMEKLFISHGFRADAFDYGEIAKNMLLEPPSGAYKNVLFIAEQLRLSDSQRECWQVCGMIQQLDNKDAQKMESWWMHFERMEEEGDEEGFEEL; encoded by the exons ATGGCTCGGCTCGAGAACCTCATCCGCCCGCCGATGCGATGCGGCGCGGTGGCGAAGCGCTCCATCTTCCCCTCTCTGCCGGCCGCCGGCTTCGCTCGGGGAAGGAAGTGGGGGAAAGCCGGCCGAATGACCCTTGCTATCGCTGCCAGGCTTGGCCGCGAGGACCCCGATTTGCTCCTCCGAGCAGCTCTCAGGGCCGCGTCCCTTCGATTCCAAGAGACCCTTCGACCAG ATCCTCTTTTCGTTGATCCATATGCCTGCTGCCTTCTTTCCCCTATCAGTGGTCATTGGGATATGGAGGAACAACCTCCAGTTTTAACAACTACACTATCTCCATGTCACTATAGGTTAGCAACAAAATTCCTTGATGACAAATTGCTTAGTTTGGCGAGCAGTATGGACAAAGTGAGGCAG ATTGTTTTGTTGACAGATGGTATGGACACCCGCCCATATAGGCTGAGTTGGCCTCAGCCATCCATTATATATGATGTCTCTCCAGAAAGTGTCTTCAAGGTAGCATCTCAAAGGCTTAAAG GTGCTGGAGCTAAAATTTCAAGAAACTGCATGCTAGTCCATGTTCCTCTGGAGTCTTCTGATTTACAGGCAATTTTGTGTGAGAAAGGCTTTAAAGGTGACAAACCAAGTTTATGGGTGCTTCAG GGGCTACCGCTGTTGACTTCAACAGGCTTGAATGACATTTTGTTTGCCATCAGCAATTTAGCCATGAAAGGAAGCTTTTTAATTGGAGAATTGCCCCTCTGTTTTCTGGGGACTGAAATTGGAGACATG CCTGCAGCGCAGAAGTATATGGAAAAACTTTTTATAAGTCATGGTTTCAGAGCTGATGCATTTGACTATGGTGAAATTGCAAAAAACATGCTCTTGGAACCTCCATCAGGAGCTTACAAGAATGTCCTTTTCATTGCAGAACAGTTGCGGCTATCTGATTCTCAG AGGGAGTGCTGGCAAGTGTGCGGGATGATCCAGCAATTGGATAACAAGGATGCCCAGAAG ATGGAGAGCTGGTGGATGCACTTTGAAAGGATGGAAGAAGAGGGGGATGAAGAAGGATTTGAAGAACTTTAG